Below is a genomic region from Vitis riparia cultivar Riparia Gloire de Montpellier isolate 1030 chromosome 5, EGFV_Vit.rip_1.0, whole genome shotgun sequence.
AAGCCAAATTTGACTATCCCAATACTATCCATTTTATgcattaacattgatttgagtatttaactcatatctcttacattatatatgacctaggtgcattaagagttgtgcaaatgatacaagtcatgggttccttgtaagtagataagttgttcatagttagttcatggatttgggcaatctagtagagattgtagtgcactactTCCTTATTGGAGATATGACTTATCTTGGTTATCGggatgagtttctcatggtgagcGTACTAGTGTATTtgatgcacattggacaagacctatagtgaatcatgatgtaagactaTCGATTGCCATGATTTACCAAGTTACTTTACTACAtggattctcaaccttgagagaatatcgagtttgtgtcaaaatcaacaagagaTTTTGAcgtatgggtgagaccctaagatGTTCCTATGTCTCTaaggattaggtcactattgatggaggctagcggaaacaaatattcttaatagagaTATCATGTCTTATGGGATTGAGATAATGTGTACCATTGGGTAATTTAAAAGATATGTGGTCATGAAATCTGTGGTTGTAGtaattcatttagtggaatttgacatatattccttagagttagagtatgtcaattgattacataataagtgagatataTAGCTCAAATATTGGAAAGGTaattttgataggtgataaaaatatcttgttagattacaaacaacAGTACATGGagagtttgcatgtagtggatagtaggtcatagattCAAGTTTtatcttgttgttatttacataaggtattggagtgcaattgattctttgtagtggaatattaaatcaacttcaaaattagattttgagggagccagtactcctattAGTCCCAATGGTTCTTGCTCTAAGTTCATATATCACGTTGGCACGGTTCATGAGGATtagattggctctaggttcacttaagCTGAATAAggaaaccttataaataccccttagtaGTTAAGgtttagagaaagagagaaaaagctTAGGTTTCAATTCCAAAGCCTACACTTTGGAGTGTTAAGATCATGGTTCGAGTCATTGGATGGAAAATCTTGGGTAAATGAGACCTCTAGATTATTCAAACACATGCTTCACCATGAGGAATTGATCttagaacatccaaatctaagtACGACTACTATATCTCTAGATCTatagttaataatggtttttatcaccattttatttcattgcaatagatttagagatgcttggggatagatgcatgcatcCTATGAGATCAGGGCCTAGGAATGGAGTAATCCAAGTTTCCTagcaactggtatcagagccctaaGGGAGGTTCTTGCATGCTAGATCTATTATAAGGTGTGCTCACATACGTTTTGTAGGGTTGTATTATTCATCTCATGGCCGCTACTGATGATTgaatgaaatgtttttatttggtcaattaaatgaataaatatggaTGGATGTGATGCTTGTCTTTTGattctctagattgggttatacaccccataaggggtataagaattttattttattgtaaaaatattttattttcaatagatgggttgtaagctccattataggagcatagaaattttttattgttgtaattttttttttctatctatgGTGactcaagaaaaaagaaagattcttaaaggttttttttttttttttttaagatcctatggtaatttaagaaaaaaataaagattcttGGAAATTCTTATTTTGAGATTCATGATAGCACGATGATGTTAGTTTTGACTCAAAGGGCTATCTTCCATGAGCTTCTTAAGAAAACCACATATTGTTTTGAAACTTATGAAGTCAGGAACCGAAAGCTTCAAACAGTTTGCAAATTGGagttgaaaataaagaaaatatggtCGATTAAAGCAAGGCCATGTAAAGAGCATGCTATTCCGAGATtgagttcaaaccaaatcttTTTTGGTTATTTGGACCTTTTTTGGGGCTTATTTTTGGCAAAAATTGGgtcttttagggttttttttttttttttttaattactaacCCTAATCTTTAGTTCCAAGactattttggtaatttggattttacccaatttttaattaccaaatgtGCAACAGGATCTTGAAAGACCAtggagaattatttatttaattattcccttatttttatatgctttttatatatttatatgtgaccttaaaatattttggtattcttaatcgaaaataaattttcatgaattttcaaatttggaaaacttatttaaattaaaaagtgcaaagaaaagataagttggaaaaggatccagagttttttttttttttttttttcatttttaaagttaattcttagagattttaattttatttaaaatcacttcaaatctttgagatctctaagaataaaatctaGCAAAAGCTCTTAACTTTCCAagtttttgtaaaataatattttttattctttttgtacAATATTctgatttaaagaaaataatctaattttggaaaattcatgatagataatttataattaagagggttaccaaaataagtgttaaaacttaaagaaaagtattttggtattcttagaaaattttcataagtggattttttcaagattatttatttaaactggTTATTGCTAATAAGATTGTTATTCCTTTTAGAACTATTCTTTTGCTTATGGCATAGGTGCTTCTCCAGGATCTCTCACCTGAGAGAAGGAGAACTACATATATGATGATCCTCCAAGCTCTTCTCCCTGAGAGAATGAGAAAATTGTTTGGTTTGGACATAGATAGTTCAAAGATAAGGAATAAGATAGCAATTCTTATAACATAAGAGTCCCAATTTAAATGacaaataacaaatttgaaaaatctcattatagagaatttatgataataaagGTTACCAAAATATTTCTAGAAGctttagtaatttaatggagatataaaatattttgaaaatactttccaaaatggaTTATCTAATTTCTTCtaaggaaataaacatttttgaatgtttttcatagagaatatttattcatttaggaATTACTAAAAGGTTGTAATTTCCATcgtatttaatggaataaattattatgaagtttccataagaatatttattaaattgaaaagatgtaggaataatgaaaataaatttgagaggaattttgaatatgagaagcaaaagtTCTTTTAGTGGATAAGGTGCtctcaagattttcaaaatattataaattggtaatttccttattacactagagtttccaatttggaataaatattatgaaattttttattaaggaTAATTTATGTTATTACCAAAAAAACTTGGTAATTTgatagaaataaatttctttatagGCATTttctagataaaatatttattaattggatttGTATAAGagaaggagaattttatgaaaataaattttaaaattttgaaagaatgattttatcaaaattttttttgaaaaatactcttatggaaatttgaatttttcatatGCACATTCTCCTATTATATTAggtttccaattaggaaataaatatttttgaaaattctaaaaatagataatttattcatcatgGTAATTACTAAGATTTTAAAATACTCTTAATTAactcaaaagattaagtgggagaggCTCTAGGCAAGCTCACGGTCTCCAATGtcgagcccatcttgatttgagGTCATCATCACCCCATTGGCAGGCTGGGCCttaggaatcaagggatatggactcCCCATTAGGACAAGACTAAACATGTTTGTAGTGGGAGCAACCACCCCATCGGTGGGGTTCcttacttggtgacattgataattcaaggacaatggttatacacttatCATTGGATATGAGTCGAATTGCCTACCGTGATATCGATCCAACATGCATTGTTTGTGggttacataaaaaaaatatgttgatcTTGACTTTAGATGTCTTTGTGGTTAAGGTAGGAAGATCAATCTGAGAGAGTTaatcaaggattttttttatcaacttttGACTTCCATAGCTAAATTGGTGTTTAGCTTAGACATCAAAGCcaagtttgagatttttttttttctaaaagtttcgGTTTTTCTGCTATTTATTCTAATTTGAATGTAATCTATGTTCCTGCACAAATCTCAATAATCACTTGTTCTGATTCTACATATTGATCATTTTGAACTAAAAGAAAACTTTTGGGGGGAATATTCATGTTATGTATAATACCTTCACTCTCAATAATTACATACAAGTTGATATACCATATACTATTAATTAAGCCATtgcaaaaatcaatttcttataatcattttccaattaaaattaattaattagctataAGATGCACTTATTGATTGCAATTAAAAAAAGGTCAATTTTGTCTCTAGAATAAtatcacatttttcttttctactatttatattatgacaattaaaaaagatcaatataaaatttaatcatttcaatttatttatttttttggtaatttaatatttgagattttaaaacttaaattaaggAGATACCACAAAGAAATGGTCTTTAATTGCCCAATCCAGTCTCTAAacggttgtttttttttcttttcttttgtgatCTCATTTATGTTGTCTATTACAATGTTCTTGTAAGGGAGAGGtgggaaaacaaaattttttatcaattccatccatttaaataaattatttttttcattacactttcaatttcaaattttttttcttcctatttttccttttaaagatttaattgaaatttgtatttctttttttttttaatgcttttaataacttttttttttccatgaagattctttgataaaaattgtgtttgattttcattcatttttctccCTGTTTTGAGTCTTGAATTGTTTTAATTCATATATTTGTCATgctttttccttaaaaaaaaaaaaaaaaccaactttattatattctaaatttttttcttttacttttttttcgaAAGTCTTTTTTAATGCAGAATCATATTTACGCGTAAAGGCAAAAAGaattcttacttgttttccttttattcttttacttttacttgggttttttttatagaaaatattagaatgtttattttgatatattattctatttttttaattcatatatatattttggtttttctttaaaataattattcttcATTTTCCCCTTAAATCTCATCAAAGGAGAATCATGTTTACAAATAAGACAAAAAGAATAAGGGTCTGTTTTTGTAAATTATggtgtttaattatttttgttcatgtccttttttttttcctttatttatcaTTCTTGCTTTTTTAAGCTATgtgtaatttattatttttcgtttttcttttattttcttttgaaaatgtttattagtttttagtttttattttttatttttaaaatgtgttcttgatgatgaaaaatattttatttcaattgtcTATTTTGAATACCAACTAATCATATACTAtccctgtttttttttctttttttctttttaaaaccataaaccaattctattttcatatatatatatatatatatatatatatatatatatatatggagtctccaaaatttattatttatctaattattacTAATCAAGGATTTTATATAGCTAGAACGAAGTACCTCACAAATGgtgaatattaatttattaagaattaatctgattttatttatgttcattttccttttatattaattttgttttgagtTTACTTTGCCTTTTTAAATTCACGTacctactttcttttttttttaagaagaagaagaagaagaagaagtcagattatatttctttaggtaaataaagaaatataatctGACTTGTCAAATTAAAATACCGCGCGCATGTGTAGACTTGAATAATTTTGCAAAGCATTTCTCAGCTGCAACTTGCATTAGCCAACAATGTTGAATAGGTCTGAGTTCATTAATTTACTGGTTGCGTTAGCCGACAATGCTGAATAGGTCTGAGTTCATTTACTGTTTGCATTAGCCAACAATGTTGAATAGGTCTGAGTTCATTTACTGGTTGTATTAGCCAACAATGTCGAATAGGTCTGAGTTCATTTACTGGTACTGGTCCAGCCatcacaacaacaacaaaagaaaatgaagcatTTCTAGAGACAAGAATGGTGTGGACAAGCTTGAGATCAAAAGTAACAAGACGTCAGAaaatttacttcttttttttttccttgaatattttgtaatgagaatttttatatgtatataaatgaTGGAACGTCCTTCACCATTCATAGAACTCAGAAGCAAGCCACAAGGGTGAAGAGTGAGATCGATGGAAGAGATTAGTGAGGCTGCATTAGCTTATTATGAAAATGGAAGTGAAGAGCAGAAGCAGTTGGCACGGGATTTCTTCAATAGCTTGGATGAGGATGGAAACGGAACAGTGGACGTCCATGAGTTCATCAAGATTCTCAGTGAAGAGGGGCATGGGTTAGTGAATAATTCCGGATTTTTCCAAGAGCTTGACCGTGATGGCAATGAAAGTCTGGATTTCAATGAATTTCTCACCCTATTCTATATCATTAAAAGCCGTAGTAGGCCTTTCTGTGCTGGGTGTGGAATTTTTTTGAAGAGTTTGTTTTTCAGTTGCGCTAAGTGCCATGAAAGCAGCGATGAAACATTTGATCTTTGCTCTGCGTGTTACCGGGGCAAAAGGTTCAGTCACCAGCACGCTGCCTTTTTAGATAACTACACTTTGTTGGCACACAAGAGGCTCATCACCCTGGGAGGAAAGGGACAACCAAACACGAGTCAGGTAATGTatataatcatcatcatcatcatcccaTGTATCCACTTACCCACCTTTTCCACTACTTTTAGTCGAGCTCTTCGCTGGTTTTTAGATCCCAATATACAAGAAGAAGGATCAGAATTCAGCAATCCCCATCTGTTGATTATTTTTTCAACCATCTAGTATTTATGAGTAGAATAGATGCATTGACAGCCTTCTACAaacatcttctttttttctttttcttaaaaaataatcctAGATCCTTATAAAGTCGGTATGAGATTTGTTTGTTTGATGTTTAGTTATTTTGTTTATCCATAAtatctcttgattttaattggGGTAAAAGTTTTTAatccttatattataattttttaaaatcactcgtACGCCCTCGAGTTACCCATAAACGCCTTTTCATTTCTCTGGATTTCGTTTGGGATAACActagttaaaataatttagattttgtTTGGGATAATGCTAATAtagattgtttgtttgttaCAGGCAGCTTCTTCAGGGACAAGTAGTTCCAACCCTAAGCCACCAGAGTCTAAAAGtgtaagttcattttttttaattctttgaaattgtatgtatgttgattgatttttaaggtcaaaatttttttttgttttttttttttgttggaatttTAATGAGACATGATATTATAATTCATCGTATCAAATAGAAAAAGGATATTATATGAATAATTTCACTCACTTTCCTTGAGGTTTTTCTCAACTTTGGATTTGGTCtacttgaattttaaaaatatacaatatttgtgtcaattattaatttcttgTTAAGCTTTGCTAATATGGATTAGTTGTTTGATACAGGCAACTTCTTCACAGAGCAGTTCCAGCGCTAAGCCACAGAAGCCTAAAACCGTaagtcccattttttttttttttaaaaaaaacttatttattttttaaaagcccaaatcttttctaattttttgaaattgtatgtatgttgattgatttttaaggtcaaaattttctttattatagatatatatatatatatatatatatatatatattttgcataaAATATAGGATCTATGTATGAGAAGAAACAGGAATTACGTTCATGCCTCCACTTATGGCTTACCCgctttttcattttcactaCTTTTTAGTTCAGCTCTTCTCTAGATTTTAGATCGCTCTATTTTACGCAATTTTGTGGACTGTTTATAAGTTTTACTGATATAATCTACTTGTTTGATCCAGAAAACTTCAGCCAGGCCGAACCCTAAACAAGTAAGgcttttttttgtactttattttCTGGAAAgcccaattttaatttttttttttttttggaaattttagatttgtaaattggtttttaatatcaaagccttattgtaaaagaaataattaagggcatttatgtaaaaaatggtaatataaatattattttaggatattatatcaaatacataaaaatattataagatattaAACCTCAaccaatatatattttaaactagaaagaaataaaatttagaatggAAACATATCTCATTccttattagaaaaaaaaaaatatttaggtcTTGTTTGGTTGGTCAAATATAACATGAGATAAGATAAGATAgatgatattatattatatcCCATATTTGGTTGGTGATAGGATAGAATAAGTTATCTCATTACTTATCTTATCTTATGTTCAACTAAACATGTGATAAGATAAATGATGaatatattatccatttttttatccctttcatataagatatgttaatccTATAATAAGATATAGGATATATATATCCTATgtatctaaaatttatttttaatcatttttatttttttttattatactgattttacaaaataattttttattataaattaaatttatgattaaaaaattttaaaaaactaaaaaaaatatttataaaataatattaatatatgatatataaattatttttatatattaataacataatattaaaaaaaattatttatgaagtttaaatattttaattatgaatattattatacataacaaaaattgtattttttaaatagaaaatatttgaatgtgatataatttttattttaaacattgaaaataatatatattttatattactttttattcatttcataaattatatataaatataatataatatagatCGTCTCATTTGATatgttatcttaaaatattatgcccataagatatgtatattcaaggatatcatatcctattAGAAATCATATCCTAGGGTATGCATATTTTATTCAGTAGGATATGATATCCTAAGATGTACATATcatttctcaccaaccaaacgtAGCTTCaaagttttattaataaaaaatattatattgtgttaaataatatacattaaattatattatacagtaaatattttaaattattttttaatattaatattatatcagTTGCTATtatgtattaatattattttaatattcatataaaaaaatttatttctttttctttttcaaaccaaaatttaaaactttttttttaaaaattaaacttccTTGTTTCCCAAAGTTATtaatatggaaaagaaaaaaaaaatgaatgaaaaaaaaacattataatctATCCATATACACTTGAATTTGCACTTGGACTAATGCATCCTTAACTACATTGAGTTTCAGGAGAAAAGGAGGCAGAGATTAGAGGCTTTTAACAATGGAATTGACATTGGAAACTATGTTAGTGACGTTACCGGTGAATGTAGCATTCTATAAAATTGCGTTTGACAacgattttataaaatatttttattctttttaatacttgaaatataaaaattttgaaacattaaatatataaaaaatatttcgtaaaatcactatcaaacgcattATAAGTATTTCGTTATTGAAATCTAGTTATAATTAAGGACCTCTCCCAATGTGATTTTCACCGATTCTATGTACTATTCGACTTTGCTGGGAACTAtactatttgattttcaatacTCATGTATATGGTATATTTTATTGAGATTGTTGCttgaagtaaaaaagaaaaaaaaaaacaaatagaaaataacccTGGTTTATACATATTATCGGGGAGCTTTTGCTTGTTATAAGGTTTATCATAAAATTAGTGAATGATGATGGCTGACTGGCCAACCAATTGTAGTAGCTGGGCTTTGAGTGATCAAGACAATacaattctaatattttttttggcataCTTACATATGGAGAGGAAAATGGAATAAATGAAAAgatagaatgaaaaaaattcataaaataaaagttgttctaaacataataatttttttgttacctatttcttcaaatttcttttctgATTTTCggaaattattaagaaaagcaaaaaatgtTGAGGAAAATGATCTCCTCATGATTGAttttcctatgaaaaatatgaaagaaaacgaaatatagttaaaaattagtaaaaaatttatgaagtttaaaattatttaatctttccttagaagtgaaaaaataagttaaatgagtttgaagtaatgtataaaaataatttattaactttaattctattttaaaatttttcttcattttgtcTTTTCTCATacgttttctttttattttcttttccttacattttcttcaaatttttccaagaaccaaagatAAGTGTAAAGAAGTGtggaatttgaaatgaataaatacTTATATAATTCCTAATAAAATGCTTTTCTCCAACTTCATTTctattacattttatttttctttgatttactTTACTCATAAATTTTTTAGGTGTATTCATCAAGGCGATGGAGTTGGTTAAGTCAGTGAATTTGTTAGGATTGTGAGCTCCAAATGTATTAATTAATCTTGCAATGCCctagttatatttggttctcaaaaagtTTGTAGgaaaatgcgaggaaaagaaagtAGTActgaggaaaaatagaaggaaaatgaaaaataaatctaaagccaataaattatttttatatgttattttaaatttttttcaattatttaactcttctatataaagattaactaatttaatatatatatatatatatatatatatatatatatatatatatatatatatatatatattaataattttggtTATATTTCactttcctttacattttcataataaaacaaaatatgaaaaaatcatttttttcagcatttttttttccttagtacttttcaAACACTAAGCAATAAAAATCAAGTATTCCCTTGTGACCAATTCAAATTGCATAGAAAAGTAGTAGGTTTTGGACTAATTATTGAAGTGCCACGGTAGATCACTCTCTTACCTTTTATTCAAACTTCTTACTAGGGCCTTCAAGACTTGTGGCCATGGTACCTACCTCCAATACTACAAATTCCGTCAAGATTCAAtccaaaatctcaaaatttgcAACTATCTTTCTCATATGAATTGAATCCTAAGATGAAGCTTGACAGAAATAATTATAGCTTTATGGAAAAAATTTTGACTACCTCAATAAAACTCAAACGTACAGAGAAAATTCAATCAAACCTAGAATTTGATCTTTGAATGAGAATTAATCAATCTATTATGAGTTTACTTTTGACTTCCACAGCTAAATTAGTGTTCAGGTAAGATGTCAAAACTAAGTTTGAATCCTTT
It encodes:
- the LOC117915037 gene encoding uncharacterized protein LOC117915037, translating into MEEISEAALAYYENGSEEQKQLARDFFNSLDEDGNGTVDVHEFIKILSEEGHGLVNNSGFFQELDRDGNESLDFNEFLTLFYIIKSRSRPFCAGCGIFLKSLFFSCAKCHESSDETFDLCSACYRGKRFSHQHAAFLDNYTLLAHKRLITLGGKGQPNTSQAASSGTSSSNPKPPESKSATSSQSSSSAKPQKPKTKTSARPNPKQEKRRQRLEAFNNGIDIGNYVSDVTGECSIL